The proteins below come from a single Festucalex cinctus isolate MCC-2025b unplaced genomic scaffold, RoL_Fcin_1.0 HiC_scaffold_50, whole genome shotgun sequence genomic window:
- the LOC144011111 gene encoding uncharacterized protein LOC144011111, translating into MGERPPVFRITDKAAYFEVQSVSTVGTPDPPFHQVGWQEPPTTAILFLPKPPSSHSNHLFPASTSIKIVRAPQQGIDHLYSFDTQQEMPPIMRPTDQRKGSTPPTTPTTSPELFSTNSEGMRSCFDPPPPILITSSPECSENEENVADVTFLETPVQRGDCPMDVPPGPHSSGIYQTMSTVGPYDAHFAVVRKDESIGRDGWPSTAAGCYGGLTSAKMEAAAEEGLCACSDAGPCDDVNGACGKENLPPLAQTLSITIDTRREESSSPVARGIPAWALTSESSAASDTSDQPVWNFSSDSAFHPSPVTSTTWEFPNGLSASAIPPPPPPPPQPRSERDTLLDWTQTPFMWVNNARYQCIKQAVSFMLRIAILRYSRKTCEGCFYSYICRNNHTCFNAPRRPYYFGTNFDAIIGELCNGHFRSTIYRVVTVTNHPSSDADVKRIIESVLHGYVHERLILDRITTVLSSTWDGYLTDAIPDLIRGLYDRDGTPTASFSIMNIRPEAVYQGSKVHPCNTAAD; encoded by the exons ATGGGGGAGCGCCCCCCTGTATTTCGAATTACTGATAAAGCTGCCTACTTTGAAGTACAAAGTGTATCAACCGTAGGAACCCCCGACCCCCCTTTTCACCAAGTAGGGTGGCAGGAACCCCCCACCACCGCCATCCtctt TCTGCCGAAACCCCCCTCCTCACACTCGAACCACCTTTTCCCCGCCTCTACAAGTATAAAAATAGTACGCGCCCCCCAGCAAGGTATTGACCACCTATATTCGTTTGATACGCAACAAGAAATGCCTCCGATCATGCGCCCCACCGATCAACGAAAAGGAAGCACCCCGCCAACGACGCCGACAACTTCTCCGGAGCTATTTTCTACAAACAGCGAAGGTATGCGTTCCTGTTTTGATCCTCCTCCACCTATTCTAATCACCTCGAGTCCCGAATGCTCGGAGAATGAAGAAAACGTTGCGGACGTTACCTTTCTCGAGACACCGGTCCAGCGAGGAGACTGCCCGATGGACGTCCCTCCGGGTCCTCATTCATCCGGGATCTACCAAACCATGAGCACCGTAGGACCTTACGATGCTCATTTTGCGGTTGTCCGGAAGGACGAGTCGATTGGCCGGGATGGCTGGCCGTCAACGGCGGCTGGATGTTACGGAGGCCTGACTTCCGCTAAGAtggaggcggcggcggaggagggTCTCTGCGCATGCTCCGATGCTGGGCCGTGCGATGACGTCAACGGGGCGTGTGGAAAAGAGAATCTTCCACCGCTAGCACAAACGCTTTCGATCACAATCGACACGAGGCGTGAGGAGAGCAGTTCACCGGTAGCACGCGGGATTCCGGCGTGGGCACTTACCAGCGAATCTTCGGCAGCTTCCGACACGTCGGATCAGCCTGTGTGGAATTTCTCATCAGATTCAGCCTTTCACCCTTCACCGGTGACATCGACGACGTGGGAATTCCCGAACG GATTATCGGCGTCCGCCATCCCTCCACCGCCTCCACCGCCTCCGCAGCCGCGCAGCGAACGAGATACTTTGCTGGATTGGACACAGACTCCGTTTATGTGGGTGAACAACGCGAGATATCAATGTATTAAACAGGCTGTAAGTTTTATGTTAAGGATCGCTATCCTCAGATATAGTAGAAAAACGTGCGAGGGGTGTTTTTATTCATACATATGTCGAAACAACCACACCTGTTTTAATGCACCCAGACGCCCGTATTATTTTGGAACGAATTTCGACGCCATTATCGGTGAATTATGTAACGGGCATTTTAGATCAACAATCTACAGAGTTGTAACAGTCACGAACCATCCGTCCTCAGACGCTGACGTAAAACGCATCATCGAATCAGTGCTGCACGGGTACGTACATGAACGTTTGATCTTAGACAGAATCACAACTGTTCTTTCCAGTACTTGGGACGGGTACCTCACCGACGCAATCCCTGACTTGATCCGAGGACTGTACGATCGTGATGG GACCCCTACCGCTTCGTTCAGTATTATGAACATCAGACCGGAAGCGGTATACCAGGGTTCCAAGGTGCACCCGTGCAATACGGCCGCGGATTAG